A window of Castanea sativa cultivar Marrone di Chiusa Pesio chromosome 1, ASM4071231v1 contains these coding sequences:
- the LOC142629895 gene encoding hydroquinone glucosyltransferase-like, which yields MEHTQQSSPHNHVAIVPSPGMGHLIPLVELAKRLVLHHDFFVTFIITTDDGSSMKPQKAVLESLPDSISSIFLPPVNFDDLSEDVKIETRIALSLTRSLPALRDSIKVLADSTRLVAFVVDVFGFDVLDVAEEFGVSSYIFFTVNAMSLLLGFYIPELDERFSCEYRDLPEPVKLSGCVPIHGSDLPDPMQDRKNVAYERMLFSVKQVHLAAGIMVNSFMDLEPGAFKALNEVGEGKPPVYPVGPLVQSGSDRGFDESECLRWLDKQPNGSVLYVSFGSGGTLSHEQVNELALGLEMSGQRFLWVVRSPHETAANASFFSVQSIKSPFDFLPKGFLERTKDVGLVVPSWAPQIHVLSHGSTGGFLSHCGWNSVLESIVNGVPLIAWPLYAEQRMNATLLADDLKVAFRVKVNDKGLVGHKDVASYARGLIEGEEGKSLRNKMKELKNAAEKALSKDGSFIKSLAEVAKLWKRDKK from the coding sequence ATGGAACACACTCAACAGAGTTCACCCCACAACCATGTAGCAATTGTGCCCAGTCCAGGGATGGGTCACCTAATCCCACTCGTTGAGCTCGCCAAGCGACTCGTCCTGCACCACGATTTCTTTGTCACCTTCATCATTACCACTGATGATGGGTCATCCATGAAACCTCAAAAAGCTGTCCTTGAGTCCCTTCCCGATTCCATATCCTCCATCTTTCTTCCTCCTGTGAACTTTGATGACCTCTCCGAGGATGTTAAAATCGAGACTCGTATTGCACTCAGTCTCACACGGTCCCTCCCTGCTCTACGAGACTCAATCAAGGTCTTAGCTGACTCAACTCGGCTAGTGGCCTTCGTAGTTGATGTATTTGGTTTCGATGTTCTTGATGTAGCTGAAGAATTCGGTGTTTCGTCTTACATTTTTTTCACTGTAAACGCGATGTCATTGTTGTTAGGCTTTTACATACCAGAGCTTGATGAAAGGTTTTCTTGTGAGTACAGAGACTTGCCTGAACCGGTGAAATTATCTGGATGTGTGCCAATCCATGGGAGTGATTTACCAGACCCAATGCAAGATAGAAAGAATGTGGCCTACGAAAGGATGCTATTCAGTGTCAAACAAGTCCATCTTGCTGCTGGAATTATGGTTAACAGCTTCATGGATTTGGAGCCTGGTGCTTTTAAAGCTTTGAATGAAGTTGGAGAGGGTAAGCCACCGGTTTACCCCGTTGGACCGCTAGTTCAGTCCGGTTCAGATCGCGGGTTTGATGAGTCTGAATGTTTGAGGTGGTTGGATAAACAACCAAATGGGTCTGTGTTATATGTTTCATTTGGTAGTGGTGGGACTCTTTCACATGAGCAAGTAAATGAATTGGCCTTAGGACTTGAAATGAGTGGGCAAAGATTTCTTTGGGTTGTTAGGAGCCCACATGAAACAGCAGCCAATGCCAGTTTCTTTAGCGTTCAAAGCATCAAGAGCCCCTTTGATTTTCTTCCCAAAGGGTTCTTGGAGAGGACCAAAGATGTGGGGCTAGTTGTGCCCTCTTGGGCTCCTCAAATACATGTCTTGAGCCATGGTTCAACCGGGGGGTTCTTGAGTCATTGTGGGTGGAACTCAGTCCTAGAGAGCATTGTCAATGGCGTGCCATTGATTGCATGGCCACTCTATGCGGAGCAAAGGATGAACGCTACATTGCTAGCTGATGATCTGAAGGTTGCATTTAGGGTCAAAGTGAACGATAAGGGCTTGGTGGGACATAAAGACGTTGCAAGCTACGCGAGAGGCCTAATTGAAGGAGAAGAAGGGAAATCGCTTCGGAACAAAATGAAAGAGCTAAAGAATGCAGCTGAAAAGGCATTGAGCAAAGATGGGTCGTTTATTAAATCACTGGCCGAGGTGGCTAAGTTAtggaagagagacaaaaaatGA
- the LOC142624660 gene encoding uncharacterized protein LOC142624660, which produces MSRPEVDEVLFTYIAVVHHAVSLVLIRVDGGVQRSVYYVSKSLHEAEVHYLPLEKAILTAVHATRKLPHYFQSYTDVVLTQLPLRSILQSTDYMGRIAKMGTILGAFDIKYMPCTSVKGQVLADLVAEFTELSLEENTKMLGLDEKSVGIISLKEPLLWKVYVDGTVNQKGSGVGLVVISLERIVIGKYLTLNFSAKNNEVEYEALLVGMNMVQRMGGKTVEIFSNSRLVVGQVTGELEARDPRMQEYLNQWGLDIVGPFPKAAGNRRWLLVSTDYFTKWVEAESLSNIRDLDAKKFVWRNIVTKFGVPRTLISDNGLQFDSKAFRRYCCDLGITNRYSTSAYPQGNG; this is translated from the exons ATGTCTCGACCCGAGGTGGATGAAGTTCTATTCACCTACATTGCTGTGGTTCATCATGCTGTTAGTCTAGTGCTGATACGGGTTGATGGTGGTGTACAGAGGtcagtttattatgtgagcaagtccTTACATGAGGCTGAGGTACATTATTTACCGTTGGAAAAAGCTATCCTAACAGCGGTGCATGCTACGCgtaagcttccccattactttcaATCCTATACAGATGTTGTTttgactcaacttcctcttaGGTCAATACTTCAAAGCACGGACTACATGGGAAGGATTGCCAAAATGGGTACCATcctaggagcttttgacatcaagtatatgccttgTACCTCTGTAAAAGGCCAAGttcttgctgatttggtggccGAATTTACTGAGCTCTCATTAGAAGAAAATACCAAGATGTTGGGcttggatgaaaaatcagttggcataaTCTCCTTAAAGGAACCTCTGCTATGGAAAGTGTACGTGGATGGCACTGTGAATCAAAAAGGATCAGGAGTGGGGCTAGTTGTGATCTCTCTAGAGAGAATCGTTATTGGAAAATATTTGACGTTGAACTTCTCAGCCAAAAACAATGAGGTCGAGTATGAGGCTCTCTTAGTAGGGATGAACATGGTCCAAagaatgggaggaaagacggtggAAATTTTCTCAAATTCGAGGCTGGTTGTGGGCCAGGTCACGGGGGAattggaggctagggatccaaggaTGCAAGAGTATCTAAACCAG tggggcttggatattgtgGGACCTTTCCCCAAAGCAGCAGGGAATAGGAGATGGTTACTGGTTAGCACAgattacttcactaagtgggttgaagctgagtcATTATCAAACATTAGGGATTTAGATGCAAAAAAGTTTGTCTGGAGAAATATTGTCACCAAATTTGGAGTTCCTCGTAccctcatctcagacaatggtcttcagtttgatagcaaggcttttaggaggTACTGCTGTGATTTGGGCATTACAAACAGATATTCCACCTCGGCTTATCCACAAGGGAATGGATAG